The sequence TCAAAACCGCGCGCCATGCCTTCACCGAAGCCGCTCATCGCGGTGGAGATTTAATCCAGGTCTACTATCTCCTCGGAGTTGTATCAGAGATGGAAAGGCGGTATACAGACGCCTATTACAACTACAAAAAGGCATTGAAGTACAACCCCGACGACCTCTCCAGCCTTGAGGCGCTGGCGAATCTGTGCGAGCGGCTCGGCAGAAAAGACGAAGCATTCAGAACATTCCACAAGATAATAGAAATCGATACGACCAACGCCGTCGCCCTCAATTATGTCGGTTATACCCTTGCCGAACAGAACGACAGTCTGGAATACGCCCTTGAATTGATCAACAGAGCCCTTGTCCTGGAAGGCGACAACGCCTATTATCTCGACTCCCGCGGCTGGGTTTTTTATCAAATGGGCAGATATGAAGCCGCACTGGAAGAGTTGAAAAAGGCAGCTCAACTTGCTGAGGATGCGATAATCTTTGAACACCTCGGCGACATCTATATGAAGCTGAATGACCCCACGAATGCGGCGGCGGCATATCAACGGGCATTGGAACAGGATCCTCAAAATCAAAAAATCCGGAAAAAGCTCGAGCAACTCAACAAATAGTCCTTTATGAAGACCGCCGGTATTATCGGAGGAATGGGACCTCAGGCGACGATCGACTTTCTGAACAAAGTCGTTTCTTTGACCAAGGCGGGAAAAGATCAGGAACACATCAAACTCATAATATATATGAATCCCACAATACCGGACCGCTCCAGGGCACTCCTCGAGAACGGAGAAAATCCTGAATCAGCGCTCATAACTTCAGCACGCTTACTTGAAAAAGCCGGTGCGGATTTCCTCGCCGTCCCCTGTGTCACGGCCCATTACTGGATAGCGAAAATCAGGAATTCAATCAAGATACCGGTACTGGACATTATTGAAATCACTTTAAAAAAGATAAAGGAGTCTTCAGCGGTTAAAAAAGTGGGTATCCTCGCGACCACGGGTACGCTCAGGACACACCTCTTCGAAAAGAGGTTTGAGCCCGAGGGCTATAGAATCATTGTTCCGGATGCAAAAACACAAGAGCAGACCGTGATGAGAATCATCTATGCGATAAAAAAAGGAGAACAGCCCGGGATTTTCAAAGCGAAATTATTGCAGGTCTGTGAAACGCTCATCTCCTGCGGTGTAGAGGTGATAATCGCCGCCTGTACTGAAATCCCCCTGATAATGGATTTGAATGATCTTCCAATTCCTTTTGTGGACGTAAATCACCTCCTGGCAAAAGCCGTCGTCGAGGCGGCGGAGCAATAATTTCTACGACGGGAACAGACCATCGGATTTACACACTTTACTATCAGGAAAGAGGGATTGTCTAATTAACGAGGGTAATTCTACGAAATGCTTGACAGAATTACAATTCTGGATAAAATAGGATAAATCAAGGAGGATTATTGCAAGAAAGATTTACGGAAAGACTGAGAAAAATCGTGCATCTCGCCCGTGACGAGGCGCATAAATTTAAACAGAATTTTATCGGCACCGAGCATCTGCTTCTGGCTTTAATCAAAGAAGGTGAAGGTGTCGGTGCAATGGTTTTGATAAATCTCGGGCTTGAATTGAATGAACTGCGTAAAAGCATTGAAAACTCGATCACTTTCGGCAGCGGCGGTAAGATAGACGTCCCCCTCAGTAATGAAGCAAGGCTCTGCCTGAACTATGCAATGGAAGAAGCAAAAAACTTCGGCCATTCATACGTCGGCACCGAGCATCTGCTCCTCGGCATCATAAAAACCCAGGGCAGCCTCGGCGCCCAGATCCTTGATTCGGTAGGAATGGACTATGAGACCGTCAAGAACGAAATTATTCAATTGCTGAGACCTGAGGGAGTCATGACCGGCAAGACCAAAGGAAAACACCGTGGTTCGGCTTTAGACCTCTTTTCGCGCGACCTTACCCAACTCGCCCGCGATGAAAAATTGGATCCGATTATCGGACGGGAAAAAGAGATCGAAAGGGTCATACAGGTCCTGTCACGCCGCAAAAAGAACAATCCCGTACTTGTCGGAGAGGCAGGCGTGGGTAAAACCGCCATTGTTGAAGGGCTCGCTCAGGATATCGTCGCCGAGAATGTTCCGGATTCATTGAAGAACAAGAGGGTCGTCGCGCTCGACATGGCGTCGATCGTCGCCGGTACCAAATACCGCGGTCAGTTCGAAGAACGTCTGAAAGCGGTCATCAACGAAGTGAAGAAGAATCAAAACATAATCATCTTCATCGACGAACTCCACACAATCGTCGGTGCCGGTGCAGCAGAAGGAGCGATCGACGCATCCAATATGCTGAAACCCGCTCTTGCAAGGGGTGAACTGCAGTGCGTCGGCGCCACCACCCTTGAGGACTATCGGAGATACATAGAAAAGAACGGCGCCCTTGAACGTAGATTTCAACCGATCATCGTCAACCCGCCTACGGTCAAAGAAACAATAAATATTCTTCAGGGGTTGAAAAAGAAGTATGAAGACCACCACAATGTTACTTATACTGATGAATCACTTGAAGCGGCGGCTCGGTTATCTGATCGATACATAACCGACCGATTCATGCCCGACAAAGCGATCGACGTGATCGACGAGGCAGGCGCGAAAGTGAAACTTTCCAAGATCGTCACGAACGATGAAGAACGTGAACTGGAAGAACAGCTCAATGCAATCAGAGAGCAGAAAGAGAAGATGGTAGCGGAACAGAGATTTGAAGAAGCGGCGCGTTTAAGAGATGAACAGAAAAAGCTCACCCAGAAGTTGAAAGAGCTCAAAAAAGGAACGACCAAACTCCGACCCACGGTTCTTGAAGAGGATATCGCTTTCGTCGTATCAAGATGGACGGGTATCCCGGTGTCGAAGATCGAAGAGAAAGAGTCGAAAAGGCTGCTCAGGATGGAAGATGAACTGCGCAAAAAAATCGTTGGGCAGGATGAAGCCATCAGCGCCATCGCCAAAGCAGTAAGAAGAAGTCGGGCAGGAGTTAAAGACCCGCGGCGTCCGATCGGTTCTTTCATCTTTCTCGGTCCGACCGGCGTGGGCAAAACAGAACTTGCAAGGCGCCTCGCTGAATTTTTATTCGGAGACACAAATTCATTGATAAATCTTGATATGTCCGAATATATGGAAAAGTTCAATGTCTCCAGGCTTATCGGCGCTCCGCCCGGATACGTGGGATATGAGGAAGGCGGTCAATTAACGGAAAAAGTAAAAAGAAAACCTTACTCGGTCGTGCTCTTTGATGAAATCGAAAAAGCCCATCCTGATGTCTTTAATATTCTCCTGCAGATCCTCGAGGATGGCCAGCTGACAGATTCTTACGGCAGAAAGGTCGATTTTAAAAACACCGTGATTATAATGACCTCCAATGTCGGGACCGCGGACATCAAACGGAGCGACGGTCTCGGTTTCACGAAAGCATCGGCTGACCTCTCATACGAAAAGATGAAGACTAAATTGTTGGAGCAGGTGAAAAAACTCTTTTCACCGGAATTTTTGAACAGAATCGACGAGATCATCGTCTTCAGACAGCTCACCAAAGAAGATATGAAGAAAATCGTCGATATACTCATCAATGAAGTGGAAGAGAGACTGCAGGAAAGAAATATGGTCCTGGAACTCGATGAAACAAGTAAAGAATTATTGGTGGAAGAAGGATTTGACCCGGAATTCGGCGCCCGTCCCATCAAAAGAACGATCCGTCGATTAATCGAGGATCCGCTCTCTGAAGAAATCCTGAAGGGTAAAATAAAGGACGGAAAACGTATATGCTTGATTAGGTCCGGCGATAAAATAGCATTCAAGCAAAAGTGATTCTCCTCTTTTTTCTATTCCATTATACGATAGCCGACGTCAATGTCGATGCCAGGTGGACCGACCCACAGCTTATCCTGGAAGCGGCGGGTCTGAAGGTCGGAGGTGATTTCAACGACGAGGACGTCCAGGAAATCATTCATAACCTCGCACGATTGAAATTGTTCAATTTCGTTTCGGTCGACACTTCGATCGTCGGCGACGGAATTTTTATAAAGATCACGGTGGAAGAAGCGCCCTTTTTGAAAAGCCGACCGAAATTCATCGGCAACAAGAAAATAAAAGATAAAAAATTACGGGAAAGACTCGACCTGAAACCCGGGCAGGTCATTACCGATAAAACGATCTTCGACTGCAAGAGAAAAATCATCGCGCTCTATAAAGAAAACTCTTTTTATAACACCGAAGTAAGAGACAGTATGACGGTAGATTCCCTTAACAAAGCAGAACTTTTCTTCTTAATCAAAGAAGGCGGTGAACCGAGGATCGGTTCGATTGTAATCAACGGCAACAGCGCCTTTTCCGACAACAAAATAAGAAAATTGATGCAGAACAAACCCAAGGCGTTTCTCAGGGCGGGCAAACTCGATGAGGAAAAACTCGCTGAAGACATCGTGAAGATCAGGGAATTCTATAAAGAGCACGGGTACCTGGACGTAGAGGTTGAGGAACCGATAATCGAGGTCAAGGACAACAAATTCATCATTACAATAAACATCCAGGAGAACAAAAAATATTATATCGGAGACATCGGTTTTGAAGGTAATTCCGTATTCGGCACCCAGCAGCTCGAAAGACTGCTTAAATATAAAAGCGGTGAAGTCTACAACATAAAAAAAGTCAATGAGACACTGCAGAAATTCATCGAGGCGTATGCAGACGAAGGATATATCTACCTCAAGATCCTCCCCGTTGAAAACGTCCGTGATACGATAATCGACATCAAATACGTCTTTGAAGAATCGCAGCCCGCAACGATCAATCGGGTGATCATCACGGGCAACTATAATACGAGGGAAAACGTAATACGGCGCGAACTGGTGACGATCCCCGGCGACAGACTCCGTCGTTCCAATATAATTCGAAGCGCAAGAGAAATCTTCAACCTCGGCTTTTTCGAGAACGTCGAACCCAGTACAGGAACACCGGACGACAGCGGCAATATCGATTTAATCTATCACGTAACCGAAAAAGAAGGCGTTGCGACGGTCGGAGCGGGAGTTTCGTATTCAGCCCAGGATAAACTCACCGGTTACTTCGAGCTGAGCCATCCCAATCTCTTCGGCAGAGGACAACGACTCTACACGAAATTCGAGATAGGCGGCAGATTGACGAATTATCAGATCGGCTTCACTGAACCCTGGCTCTTCGACACCCGGACGAGCGCGGGAGCCGACCTTTACTATACGAACCGATTCTGGGATTATTACACAAAGAGGGATATCGGTATTGCGGGACGCCTTTCTTTTCCTTTCTATCTTGATTACACAAGATTCAATTATACCCTGCGTACGGAACGGACTCAGATACTTGACATTTCAGAATCGTATCAACCGCCCAGCAGCGGTTACAGTCTGTATGACGACACCATTCCGAAATGGACCGTGGCGAATTCATTCGCCCTTGTCAGGGATTCCCGGGACTTCATCTTTAATCCCTCAAGCGGTTCCTATTTGGTCTTAAAAACGGAAATCGCAAAGAAATTTCTGTTCGCCAATATAGATTACAACCGAATAACTTTTGAGGCGAGAGCCTATTTCCCCATCTTCTGGAAATTCGTTCTTATGGGAAGGTTGAAAGCGGGTGTCGTGACGAGTATCGATGAGGTACCTCTGTACAAAAGATTCTATGCCGGTGGTGTGGGTGAAGACGGTGTAAGGGGATATTCAGACCGTTCCCTCTCCCCCACGGTCGACGGAAGGACGGTCGGTGGTGACGCCATCTTCATCAATAATATAGAGCTCAAGATGAAACTCTCTCCAAGTGTCGCCTTTCTCTTGTTCTACGATGCCGGCAATGTCTTTGAATCATACAAAGATATGAACCTCCACAAATTATACCGCGGTATAGGCGCCGGTATCCGTGTGGAAATACCTATGATGGGGGTTCTCGGATTCGATCTCGGTTATGGTCTGGATCGGGAAAGGCCCGGTTTTGAACCCCACTTCCAGATAAATCCTTTCGGGATGTTCTGAAAAATGCAAGGAGGTGTTGTGCGAAAATATTTTTTGATTTTATTCATCCCTCTCCTGTTTTTCGGTAAAGAGGCTAAGATAGGCTTTGTCGACTCGGAACGTATCTTCAAGGAATATCAAGCGACGATCGCTGCAAAGACGGAGTTGAACGACTTCATCAAAACGTATCGGGACTCGGCGGCGGTTCTGAAACAGAATATTGAACAGCTGAAGTCAGAACTGGAAACCCAGAAGCTGGTACTCTCAGAAGAGGCGCGGTTGAGAAAACTCGATGACATAGAATCGCTCACCAGGTCCTACAACCGTTTTCTCGAAGAGGTCTTCGGTAAGGGCGGTAAGATCGAACAAAAAAACGACGAATTGATGGCGCCTCTTGTAAGAAAAATAAACGACGCCGTGGCGAAGATTTCTGAACAGGAAGGATTCGTTATGGTTCTTGATCTCTCACAGGATGTATTCTATGCAAAGAGTGAACTCGATCTCACCGATCTTGTGATCAACGAATTGAACCTCGAATACGGACCACAGAATCTGCCAGAGGGTGAACTGAAAAAAGTCATTGCAATCTTTCCTTTCCGGGAAGAGAACACCGAGGCGGCGGACGCTGATCTGGGTGAAAAATGTCAGAATGAATTGTATAAAATCATCAGCGCCTTCACTCAGACATACCGCATCATCAGTAAAACCGAAGTCCGCACCGAGATCATCAAAAGGGGTTACGGTACGAACATCGACGACAATCAGGCATACAGTATAGCACGCAGCCTGTTATGTGACTATATCGTCGTCGGGAAAGTCACGAAATTCGCAACAAAGATCGATTATACGATTTCGCTGAAGGATGTAAACAAGAACACTGAAATAGGTAAGAAAAACACAACGATCACCGAAGAGATAAAGCTGTCCGAAGAGCTCAATAATGACCTGAGGGCGTTGCTGGAAAAGATCCAGCAATAACTTAAGGTCCGCGCAGCTTTTTTACTTTTTTAATCATCTCCCTGATTTCACGATTGAATTCGTCTTCGAATATCAAATATTTCGCCCTCTGAACAGGAGTGAGGATTTCCCACATCTCTTTCATCTTTGCAAATTGTTTTTTGAATTTTTCCTTCTGAAGTTCTTCAAATCTATTCACCACCTCGG is a genomic window of candidate division WOR-3 bacterium containing:
- a CDS encoding OmpH family outer membrane protein, translated to MQGGVVRKYFLILFIPLLFFGKEAKIGFVDSERIFKEYQATIAAKTELNDFIKTYRDSAAVLKQNIEQLKSELETQKLVLSEEARLRKLDDIESLTRSYNRFLEEVFGKGGKIEQKNDELMAPLVRKINDAVAKISEQEGFVMVLDLSQDVFYAKSELDLTDLVINELNLEYGPQNLPEGELKKVIAIFPFREENTEAADADLGEKCQNELYKIISAFTQTYRIISKTEVRTEIIKRGYGTNIDDNQAYSIARSLLCDYIVVGKVTKFATKIDYTISLKDVNKNTEIGKKNTTITEEIKLSEELNNDLRALLEKIQQ
- a CDS encoding amino acid racemase, yielding MKTAGIIGGMGPQATIDFLNKVVSLTKAGKDQEHIKLIIYMNPTIPDRSRALLENGENPESALITSARLLEKAGADFLAVPCVTAHYWIAKIRNSIKIPVLDIIEITLKKIKESSAVKKVGILATTGTLRTHLFEKRFEPEGYRIIVPDAKTQEQTVMRIIYAIKKGEQPGIFKAKLLQVCETLISCGVEVIIAACTEIPLIMDLNDLPIPFVDVNHLLAKAVVEAAEQ
- a CDS encoding ATP-dependent Clp protease ATP-binding subunit; its protein translation is MQERFTERLRKIVHLARDEAHKFKQNFIGTEHLLLALIKEGEGVGAMVLINLGLELNELRKSIENSITFGSGGKIDVPLSNEARLCLNYAMEEAKNFGHSYVGTEHLLLGIIKTQGSLGAQILDSVGMDYETVKNEIIQLLRPEGVMTGKTKGKHRGSALDLFSRDLTQLARDEKLDPIIGREKEIERVIQVLSRRKKNNPVLVGEAGVGKTAIVEGLAQDIVAENVPDSLKNKRVVALDMASIVAGTKYRGQFEERLKAVINEVKKNQNIIIFIDELHTIVGAGAAEGAIDASNMLKPALARGELQCVGATTLEDYRRYIEKNGALERRFQPIIVNPPTVKETINILQGLKKKYEDHHNVTYTDESLEAAARLSDRYITDRFMPDKAIDVIDEAGAKVKLSKIVTNDEERELEEQLNAIREQKEKMVAEQRFEEAARLRDEQKKLTQKLKELKKGTTKLRPTVLEEDIAFVVSRWTGIPVSKIEEKESKRLLRMEDELRKKIVGQDEAISAIAKAVRRSRAGVKDPRRPIGSFIFLGPTGVGKTELARRLAEFLFGDTNSLINLDMSEYMEKFNVSRLIGAPPGYVGYEEGGQLTEKVKRKPYSVVLFDEIEKAHPDVFNILLQILEDGQLTDSYGRKVDFKNTVIIMTSNVGTADIKRSDGLGFTKASADLSYEKMKTKLLEQVKKLFSPEFLNRIDEIIVFRQLTKEDMKKIVDILINEVEERLQERNMVLELDETSKELLVEEGFDPEFGARPIKRTIRRLIEDPLSEEILKGKIKDGKRICLIRSGDKIAFKQK
- the bamA gene encoding outer membrane protein assembly factor BamA, with the translated sequence MQAKVILLFFLFHYTIADVNVDARWTDPQLILEAAGLKVGGDFNDEDVQEIIHNLARLKLFNFVSVDTSIVGDGIFIKITVEEAPFLKSRPKFIGNKKIKDKKLRERLDLKPGQVITDKTIFDCKRKIIALYKENSFYNTEVRDSMTVDSLNKAELFFLIKEGGEPRIGSIVINGNSAFSDNKIRKLMQNKPKAFLRAGKLDEEKLAEDIVKIREFYKEHGYLDVEVEEPIIEVKDNKFIITINIQENKKYYIGDIGFEGNSVFGTQQLERLLKYKSGEVYNIKKVNETLQKFIEAYADEGYIYLKILPVENVRDTIIDIKYVFEESQPATINRVIITGNYNTRENVIRRELVTIPGDRLRRSNIIRSAREIFNLGFFENVEPSTGTPDDSGNIDLIYHVTEKEGVATVGAGVSYSAQDKLTGYFELSHPNLFGRGQRLYTKFEIGGRLTNYQIGFTEPWLFDTRTSAGADLYYTNRFWDYYTKRDIGIAGRLSFPFYLDYTRFNYTLRTERTQILDISESYQPPSSGYSLYDDTIPKWTVANSFALVRDSRDFIFNPSSGSYLVLKTEIAKKFLFANIDYNRITFEARAYFPIFWKFVLMGRLKAGVVTSIDEVPLYKRFYAGGVGEDGVRGYSDRSLSPTVDGRTVGGDAIFINNIELKMKLSPSVAFLLFYDAGNVFESYKDMNLHKLYRGIGAGIRVEIPMMGVLGFDLGYGLDRERPGFEPHFQINPFGMF